CACATTGAAACTAATGTATTCCTCATCTTACACAGCAATACTGACATCACTTCCACGTATTATTTCCCACCCTTTTGACTTTAAGGTAGATAACTACAAACACTTAGTAAAACAACCTTGCTTAAGacaatttttattgtcattttacatCGTTGACAAAGACAACTACGCAGATACAACTATTATTCACAATATTACAAAATTGCAGGCTTTGACACTTTCTCCCCtcaatgtatttttgaaaattttacttcACAATACTCTATAGTACATAATACATTTCtcataagtacaagatcactggaACTGCCCTAAAATTTACTTACGAGACtgctaatttaaaaaattatactttaTAAAGAGTAAAATTCCTGTACTGCAGTTACAAAACTTATCACTTCAATACTCTTCTAGTGTTACAGCAATACTGTGGTAAAAGGAACATTGTTTCAAAATAATACAAAGTGGTCACTGTACATTAAAACATTTGACAGTGTCCAGAACAGTGCAGGAGATATTCACAGAGGCAGGACAAGTAGAAAACTGACAACTTTCACGTATCTGCTGTTGCTGTAATATGAACTGCAACAGCTAACTCAGTCCTATTACTATTATAAGAAGGAATATATTAATAAAAAAGTTTAGGAAGTACAGATTAACTTTACAGTAGTACATTGATATAAAAATATAATCTCCATGTGAAAACATTAAAATGTTATCTTCTAAGGTAGTTGTAAAAGTGAACACTTATGGCAGCTTTCGGAATGTAGCAGAATTGAGCACAACTAGTCCATGTACTCGAAATTTCAGGAATGGACCTTATTACATTATGTATGATATATTTACAACATGTGAATTCTTATTAGCAACATGGTTTACCAAATGGCAAAGCCAGACACTGTAAAATATGGGACATAAGGAACATCAAACAGCCTGACTTGCCTGGAAGTACACGTGGTACCCTTCATTTGCTAGCAATTGTTGGGAAAGTGTTATATAGTGAAACTGTTTAAAGCTCCATATTTTGGCACTTAAGACTGAAAGTATATTTTTCATCTGTATTTTAAACTGTATCAGTCTCACTGGTACATTGCTTACATTAACAACCATATATTATGTtagtttcaataattttatttatgcaaGCATGGTCTAAGTGCTAACAACATTGTCAGCCACTTTATTAGTACTCTCCACTGCTACTTTAAGCTTCTCACTAGTGTTCTCAGTCTTTTCTGTACTCTCACCATTTTCAACACAACTATTAACATTCTTTTTCCCTTCCTTTAattcattttcagtttcttttacaTTATCTGCAACGTTCTGACCTTGAGCctcacttattttattttcattatttgatgATTCAGTCTTAGTTTCAAGTATATCATCTTTTGCAGTTGACACTGCATCAAGCTTCCCTGTGCCGGCAGGGTCATTTTCCTCCTTAATAGCTATATCTTTGTTCACAGAGTTACAGTTAGCATTGTCAACCACAGGGGTGGAATCTATGGGAGCATCTTTTGTACATTTACTGCTTTCCTCATCAGCTGCTCTCTCTCTTTCAGCCTGTGTTGCTTTAGGTTTGTCATTACCATCATCTTTTACTGTACTGTTCACAGCTTCATCCTTATTTGTAGCCATGGGTTCATCATCTGTAACCATTGGTTCAGGATCTTCCGTCACCAtatgttcagcatcacttgatgAATTTTTTGCTCCTTCAGTGTCGGGCTTTGCTTCATCTGTTGCTACAGATTCAGCTTCATCTGTGACCATTGGTTCAGACTCATCTTTGATCACAGGTTCGGCTTTCTCAGTTGACATTCGTTCAGTGTCATCTGTGACCATTGGTTCAACATCTTCCATGGGCACATCAGTTTTGTTATCAGCTTTAATTTCAGTCACAGGTGCAACACTATTAGCCTTGACATCTGAAATAACTTTTGTAGCATTGCCACCATTCACCTCAGCCTTATCACCAGTTGGGTCCGCCTCTGTCACAGAATCTGTATTACAACTATTTGGGGCTGCCTCCATCATATTGTCCTCAGGGGTCACCTCCACTGCAGTCTCTGCCTTACCATCATCTGGGGTTGCATCCACAGCAGCCTCAACCTTAGCACTACCTGGGGTCGCCTCCGCCGCAACCTCGACATTACCAGCGTCTGGGGTTGCCTCTGCCGCAGCCTCGGCCTTACCAGCATCTGGGGTTGCCTCTGCCGCAGCCTCGGCCTTACCAGCATCTGGGGTTGCCTCTGCCGCAGCCTCGGCCTTACCAGCATCTGGGGTTGCCTCTGCCGCAGCCTCGGCCTTACCAGCATCTGGGGTTGCCTCTGCCGCAGCCTCGGCCTTACCAGCATCTGGGGTTGCCTCTGCCGCAGCCTCGGCCTTACCAGCATCTGGGGTTGCCTCTGCCGCAGCCTCGGCCTTACCAGCATCTGGGGTTGCCTCTGCCGCAGCCTCGGCCTTACCAGCATCTGGGGTTGCCTCTGCCGCAGCCTCGGCCTTACCAGCATCTGGCGTCACCTCCACCGCAGCCTTACCATCTGACGTTGCCTCTGCCGTATCCTTGGCCTTACCACCATCTGGCGTGACTTCTGCTGCAGCCTCGGCCTTAATACAATCTGGTATCACTTCTGCAGCAACCTCATCCTTACTACCAACGGGCATCACTTCTGCAGCAGCCTCATCCTTACCATCATCTGACATTGTCTTCACTGCAGTGTCAGCCTTACCACCATCTGGGATCACCTGCGTCGCAACCTCGGCCTTACCACCGGAGGATGCCTTCACTGCAGCCTTGGCATTGCCATCATCTGAGGATGCCTTCACTGCAGCCTCAGAACCATCCGAGATTGCCTGCACTGTAGGCTCAGCTTTACCACTACATGGTGTTGCCTCTGCTGTAACCTCAGCCTTACCATCATGTGGAATTGCCTCCCTTACATCCTCGGCCTTACTGTCATCTATGGCTGCTTCCATCATAGTCTCAGTTGCCTCCAAAGCAACCTCAATCTTACCTCCATCTACGGCTGCTGGAGCCTTGGTCTCAATTGAGGGCACAACTGCTTTACCTTTAACCCCATCTGTTGCTGGAGAAATATCAGTTCCTACCCCACTGACTGGTGCACTCTCCTGTGCAACTTCTTTATCTTTTTGTTCTGATTCATCCTTACTTTTGAGGTCTCCTGTGCGTGCAGGTGTCAGATCTTCTGTTTCCATTGGTTCAGTCTTATTTACTTCGGATTCAGTCTTTTTAGTGACAGGTTCAGCTTCAACAGGTTTTAGGGATTCAGTCTTACTAACTGGAGCAGATTCAGAGTTATCAGTAGTGACACATTCAGTCTTCGCACAAATGTTTTCAGTCTTTTCTGTATGTGTACATTCAGTCTTATTTGGCAGCTCAGCTGTGTTAAGTAATGTGGATTCAGTCTTTTCAGTCAGAGATTCTACCTTTGTCTTACTGTCAGTAGCATCAGATGAGAGAGATTCTGTACCATCCTTACCAGATGGATGAGGTGAGTCATCACAAATATTGCTGTCATGTTCTCCCATTTCAGTCTTATCACAAAGCTTGGCCTTATCACTGCCAGCCAATTTAATATCAGTCTTACCATCAGGAACTACAGTGTCATTACCAGTGATTGGCAAGTTCTTAGCTTCAGGACTAGGACACTTTTCCGAAGATGAACTgctattctttttttcatttaatattgcATCTTTCGAATTTGTAGAGTTATCACTATTTGTTTTTATTGGAGTATCAATATTATTAGCATCAGATTTAGAGAGACTGTCTTTAGGACATTTGGGCCCATTGGTTTCTACCTGGTTATCAATATTCACATCCAACTTATCTGCACCATTTATTTCCAATGTATCTGTATTTGTTTCATTTGACTTTTTTTGCTCCGTAATTGCAACAGTACCCTTATCAGCAAGTACCTCACTACCAGTTTTCTTAGTACTGCTAAGATCATTGTTCACATTATCTTTGTCTTTGCAGCTGGTCTGATTTGCTTCTTCAATGCTGTCACACTGTTCCACAGCTGTTTGCTTCATGGAATCTGGCTGTACTACAGCCTCAACCATCTCAGTACTACTTACCCCTTCAGCTGCTTTTGATGTTTGAGTTTTATCAGCAATTGGCTCTTCTTGCATTTCCACATCCTGCATACTAGATACATCAACTACAGCagaattttcctttccctgttctaATGTTTCCTCTTCAGATTTCTTTCTTCTCTTCACAGATGTTTCAAATACAATGTCATCAAATGACTTTATTACTGGAAACTCAAGTTTATCTTCATCTGTAATAGGAAGGTTTCCTTCTCTGACCACAATGACAGCCTGTAAGCCTGCTGATTTTGCTGCTCTTGCTTCTGTAATGGAATGAAAGACTAATTAAAATTCTGCCCCAACAGTAGGCCCAGTACACTTCACAGTAGCAAacataccaatttttatttttaatgtttgtcaCTGGCAGAACTTCAGGAACAAACATAACAAGTTAGAGATAAGAATGAATTTACCTTAGACCGCAATTAATGATCTTCAGTTTTTTATTGTAACACGATTGATTTTCAAGCTAATAATCTCTTCAGACATATCTGAACAGTTCCATACCCTGGAGAAGCATGTATACACTTAAGCTTTCCATcattgatggaaaatgcttcaaaaTTGATCATGTTACAATAAACTGTATATCATTTAATTACTTAATTGTAGTATGAACCAAATTAACTAAAATTTACCCACTGTATCTGCAAAAGCAATACATGTAATGAGCAAATACAACTTGTTACAAAATTACAAAACATGTCATCTTAACATCTAATCTGACTGACTCCTCATTAAGCCTTGAGTAAGCATGCTTTTTCTGTACACATGTTAAGAATAGCAGTCTTTACTGTCTTTACAGTACTGAGTTAAACACTGAGCAGACTTAGTTTAATTTTAGTTGAAGTAaagaatgataaaataaacttacataatatgagctaaCACAATAATGAAACGAACTTTGATTATATTGCTTTGTTGCCACAGATAGATcttaccccacagtaatgacccactcaaTGCAGCACAGTAGCATCAGATATCGGCCAACCATTTATTCAATTACTAATTATTTCTTTGACAACTTCCTCACTGTGGGAGTGTGCTGCTAGCTCATGGTCTGGATAATTTTCTTGCAGTAATTTTAAATTTCTCACCCAgctcgctgtttattttatattactgctgctaagATATGGGACAATGTATCACTGTGTTagttgaagcaataatgaaggaataggtacagGTTCGCAATTGTGAAACAACGGAATGGTGCAAAACAATTTTAATTGTGGCTGGTGCACTGTATACATAGGCACATCCACTAGTGGGTTATGAGTGCAatatgaattccactgttaactgcagaCAGAGCAAGTAGGTGACAAAAGTACCcaagtacactgaaagcctctgcaAGGAGAAGGATCTGTGCAAAGACACAATATGGACACCATTGGGGGTTtaatattagaatcagagtttagcaGGGCTTTGGAAAATTTGCAACCCAGTAACAAGCGAGAAAAATCTGGAAGCTAcatggaaagatgggtaatatacaatatgcacatcaACCAACAGggtataataagaatggaagaccaaacaTCAAGTGCTCAGGTTAAAAATGGTGTAAAAGGCAGGGGATGCAgccttcacctctactgttcagtctatacgtagAAAAAGCAATAACACAAATTGAAGGTTTGAGAGcacaattaaaattcagggtgacaggatatcaatATAAGATATGACGACATTGCCGTCTttggtgaaagtgaagaaaaattacagaatctgtcgaatggaatgaacagaaatGAGTACAAATTATAATTGAGGATAAActaaagaaagactaaagtaatgaggatTAGCAAACTGGCAAACATGAACTATACAAAGTTAAGAAATCTGCAATCTTTGAAGCAAAGCAACACGACAGCTGAAAGGACAACAAAAGCAGTAGTACAAAGATAATTCCTCACCCAAAGAAGTAAACTAGTAACCAACATTTTGGTCTAAATTAGAGGAAGAAATGTACATTTCAAGCACAGCATTAATCACAGACTGAAGAAAACCATGAAAGACAATCTAAGCATTTGAAATGATGTGCTATAGGAGGACACTTAAAATCAAGTGGACTTTTTAATACTAGGGATGAGCAAGTACTCTCCAGAATCGCTGAGGAAAGGAAAATATCGAAGATGGTGATGAGAAGGGATAGGATGCTTTAACATGTGATGAGAGATCAGGGACCAATTTCTACAGTACTGGATATAGCTATAAAGAGGAAACCCTGTGACAGCATattggaatgcatccaacaaataagtTAGGACGAAGGGCACAGGTGCTATCTGGAGATGAGGTTGGTAGAAGAGGAACTAAGCTGTGGTGAACGACATCACACAGACAAGGAGCAGATGATGGATGCTGTCCTATCATTTGGAAAATTGATACCTTTCATTTCACTCGTTGCCTGATTTCAAAAAGTctaaaatataaatacaatttgtagtCATTGAAAATTGGGCTCTGGCTACTAAACACAACAGACAATTGAAAAAAGAAACCGATTTAAAATAATGTTAAAGAATATGTTTGCTTAAATAGTCTTAGCTGCCTTCGAGAGTGTGTCTTAatgataaaattttatattatatATGTGGCATTTTACTTCCATTCTTGTTTTCTGTGTACTGCTTCATTTCACGATCAGTTACAGAAGAAGCAATCCATTTCTGAACATGATACTGCAATTTAAATACTATCACTTATTCACTGTATTTTAATTTCGACTGCCTTTACTAATATTATAGAGTTATGCATGGTATGGATcataattaactgaaatatttcagaCTGCTTCAGTTACCCTTCAAAATTATTTGAAAGTGAATGCTATTATTGTGATTTACTCAAAGTGTTTACAGTGGAAGAACAACCTATGTTTTCAATGTTTCTAACACCTCAGAAATTTTGAATCTGACCAGAGTAAATCTGTGTGAGCCTACTCTGGCCTCTCTCAATCTGTAATCAACACAACTGAGGCACAGCACACAATCACATATTAGCATTGTTATCTGCAACAGGCAGAACGCACACTTTGTTGGTGCTACACGTTTTTCTAAATTTGACCAAAAACTCACACTGCAATGTCGTTCCTTGTCACACCAGCGTCAAAgttggcacagaaacagctaagtaaaaaatccgtgcaattcacatttatttatatgTAACAGCTGACTTCGGAATTTGCCTTTTTGCGAGACCATGTTTGCAAGATTCACATGCCGATTTGACGTTCTAGACTCATATTTTACTGTCCGCCTcacttctgcataatctttcattgattcTATCAATATCTGTTTGTGCTAGGATATATTGAATAGTCATAAGTGCCGCAATATACTCTTATCGTCAATTACAGGTTTAAACTTAACTGTGCTCTTAAAATTTGAGAATAGTAAGCCTATCTTTGTTCAAAAAAGTCTAATTTCATTGTATATGTGAGAAAATCGCCGTTTGACAACTTTCAGAcacttacaaaaatattttcataagtttCCAGTACGAGTGTTTTTGGATAATTATTACA
This DNA window, taken from Schistocerca piceifrons isolate TAMUIC-IGC-003096 chromosome 4, iqSchPice1.1, whole genome shotgun sequence, encodes the following:
- the LOC124794724 gene encoding enolase-phosphatase E1 isoform X2, with the protein product MTTTSEKRANETDDVYYKANVVLVDIEGTTTSIDFVKNTLFPYVRKNLDVYLKSKWNDAEFKEDLKLLREQSKQDEADGTEGFVKIPEGVSEDISEDVKKNVLWQMDLDRKTKALKQLQGHIWRDAYKKGEVKAHVYPDVAPALKSWKLSGKDIYVYSSGSVEAQKLLFGHTQDGDLLELFSGYFDTAVGPKVEESSYSNIVKSLKCRSEEIIFFTDVPKEARAAKSAGLQAVIVVREGNLPITDEDKLEFPVIKSFDDIVFETSVKRRKKSEEETLEQGKENSAVVDVSSMQDVEMQEEPIADKTQTSKAAEGVSSTEMVEAVVQPDSMKQTAVEQCDSIEEANQTSCKDKDNVNNDLSSTKKTGSEVLADKGTVAITEQKKSNETNTDTLEINGADKLDVNIDNQVETNGPKCPKDSLSKSDANNIDTPIKTNSDNSTNSKDAILNEKKNSSSSSEKCPSPEAKNLPITGNDTVVPDGKTDIKLAGSDKAKLCDKTEMGEHDSNICDDSPHPSGKDGTESLSSDATDSKTKVESLTEKTESTLLNTAELPNKTECTHTEKTENICAKTECVTTDNSESAPVSKTESLKPVEAEPVTKKTESEVNKTEPMETEDLTPARTGDLKSKDESEQKDKEVAQESAPVSGVGTDISPATDGVKGKAVVPSIETKAPAAVDGGKIEVALEATETMMEAAIDDSKAEDVREAIPHDGKAEVTAEATPCSGKAEPTVQAISDGSEAAVKASSDDGNAKAAVKASSGGKAEVATQVIPDGGKADTAVKTMSDDGKDEAAAEVMPVGSKDEVAAEVIPDCIKAEAAAEVTPDGGKAKDTAEATSDGKAAVEVTPDAGKAEAAAEATPDAGKAEAAAEATPDAGKAEAAAEATPDAGKAEAAAEATPDAGKAEAAAEATPDAGKAEAAAEATPDAGKAEAAAEATPDAGKAEAAAEATPDAGKAEVAAEATPGSAKVEAAVDATPDDGKAETAVEVTPEDNMMEAAPNSCNTDSVTEADPTGDKAEVNGGNATKVISDVKANSVAPVTEIKADNKTDVPMEDVEPMVTDDTERMSTEKAEPVIKDESEPMVTDEAESVATDEAKPDTEGAKNSSSDAEHMVTEDPEPMVTDDEPMATNKDEAVNSTVKDDGNDKPKATQAERERAADEESSKCTKDAPIDSTPVVDNANCNSVNKDIAIKEENDPAGTGKLDAVSTAKDDILETKTESSNNENKISEAQGQNVADNVKETENELKEGKKNVNSCVENGESTEKTENTSEKLKVAVESTNKVADNVVST
- the LOC124794724 gene encoding enolase-phosphatase E1 isoform X1, which codes for MTTTSEKRANETDDVYYKANVVLVDIEGTTTSIDFVKNTLFPYVRKNLDVYLKSKWNDAEFKEDLKLLREQSKQDEADGTEGFVKIPEGVSEDISEDVKKNVLWQMDLDRKTKALKQLQGHIWRDAYKKGEVKAHVYPDVAPALKSWKLSGKDIYVYSSGSVEAQKLLFGHTQDGDLLELFSGYFDTAVGPKVEESSYSNIVKSLKCRSEEIIFFTDVPKEARAAKSAGLQAVIVVREGNLPITDEDKLEFPVIKSFDDIVFETSVKRRKKSEEETLEQGKENSAVVDVSSMQDVEMQEEPIADKTQTSKAAEGVSSTEMVEAVVQPDSMKQTAVEQCDSIEEANQTSCKDKDNVNNDLSSTKKTGSEVLADKGTVAITEQKKSNETNTDTLEINGADKLDVNIDNQVETNGPKCPKDSLSKSDANNIDTPIKTNSDNSTNSKDAILNEKKNSSSSSEKCPSPEAKNLPITGNDTVVPDGKTDIKLAGSDKAKLCDKTEMGEHDSNICDDSPHPSGKDGTESLSSDATDSKTKVESLTEKTESTLLNTAELPNKTECTHTEKTENICAKTECVTTDNSESAPVSKTESLKPVEAEPVTKKTESEVNKTEPMETEDLTPARTGDLKSKDESEQKDKEVAQESAPVSGVGTDISPATDGVKGKAVVPSIETKAPAAVDGGKIEVALEATETMMEAAIDDSKAEDVREAIPHDGKAEVTAEATPCSGKAEPTVQAISDGSEAAVKASSDDGNAKAAVKASSGGKAEVATQVIPDGGKADTAVKTMSDDGKDEAAAEVMPVGSKDEVAAEVIPDCIKAEAAAEVTPDGGKAKDTAEATSDGKAAVEVTPDAGKAEAAAEATPDAGKAEAAAEATPDAGKAEAAAEATPDAGKAEAAAEATPDAGKAEAAAEATPDAGKAEAAAEATPDAGKAEAAAEATPDAGKAEAAAEATPDAGKAEAAAEATPDAGNVEVAAEATPGSAKVEAAVDATPDDGKAETAVEVTPEDNMMEAAPNSCNTDSVTEADPTGDKAEVNGGNATKVISDVKANSVAPVTEIKADNKTDVPMEDVEPMVTDDTERMSTEKAEPVIKDESEPMVTDEAESVATDEAKPDTEGAKNSSSDAEHMVTEDPEPMVTDDEPMATNKDEAVNSTVKDDGNDKPKATQAERERAADEESSKCTKDAPIDSTPVVDNANCNSVNKDIAIKEENDPAGTGKLDAVSTAKDDILETKTESSNNENKISEAQGQNVADNVKETENELKEGKKNVNSCVENGESTEKTENTSEKLKVAVESTNKVADNVVST
- the LOC124794724 gene encoding enolase-phosphatase E1 isoform X3, whose translation is MTTTSEKRANETDDVYYKANVVLVDIEGTTTSIDFVKNTLFPYVRKNLDVYLKSKWNDAEFKEDLKLLREQSKQDEADGTEGFVKIPEGVSEDISEDVKKNVLWQMDLDRKTKALKQLQGHIWRDAYKKGEVKAHVYPDVAPALKSWKLSGKDIYVYSSGSVEAQKLLFGHTQDGDLLELFSGYFDTAVGPKVEESSYSNIVKSLKCRSEEIIFFTDVPKEARAAKSAGLQAVIVVREGNLPITDEDKLEFPVIKSFDDIVFETSVKRRKKSEEETLEQGKENSAVVDVSSMQDVEMQEEPIADKTQTSKAAEGVSSTEMVEAVVQPDSMKQTAVEQCDSIEEANQTSCKDKDNVNNDLSSTKKTGSEVLADKGTVAITEQKKSNETNTDTLEINGADKLDVNIDNQVETNGPKCPKDSLSKSDANNIDTPIKTNSDNSTNSKDAILNEKKNSSSSSEKCPSPEAKNLPITGNDTVVPDGKTDIKLAGSDKAKLCDKTEMGEHDSNICDDSPHPSGKDGTESLSSDATDSKTKVESLTEKTESTLLNTAELPNKTECTHTEKTENICAKTECVTTDNSESAPVSKTESLKPVEAEPVTKKTESEVNKTEPMETEDLTPARTGDLKSKDESEQKDKEVAQESAPVSGVGTDISPATDGVKGKAVVPSIETKAPAAVDGGKIEVALEATETMMEAAIDDSKAEDVREAIPHDGKAEVTAEATPCSGKAEPTVQAISDGSEAAVKASSDDGNAKAAVKASSGGKAEVATQVIPDGGKADTAVKTMSDDGKDEAAAEVMPVGSKDEVAAEVIPDCIKAEAAAEVTPDGGKAKDTAEATSDGKAAVEVTPDAGKAEAAAEATPDAGKAEAAAEATPDAGKAEAAAEATPDAGKAEAAAEATPDAGKAEAAAEATPDAGKAEAAAEATPDAGKAEAAAEATPDAGKAEAAAEATPDAGNVEVAAEATPGSAKVEAAVDATPDDGKAETAVEVTPEDNMMEAAPNSCNTDSVTEADPTGDKAEVNGGNATKVISDVKANSVAPVTEIKADNKTDVPMEDVEPMVTDDTERMSTEKAEPVIKDESEPMVTDEAESVATDEAKPDTEGAKNSSSDAEHMVTEDPEPMVTDDEPMATNKDEAVNSTVKDDGNDKPKATQAERERAADEESSKCTKDAPIDSTPVVDNANCNSVNKDIAIKEENDPAGTGKLDAVSTAKDDILETKTESSNNENKISEAQGQNVADNVKETENELKEGKKNVNSCVENGESTEKTENTSEKLKVAVESTNKVADNVVST